A stretch of Miscanthus floridulus cultivar M001 chromosome 13, ASM1932011v1, whole genome shotgun sequence DNA encodes these proteins:
- the LOC136500160 gene encoding ethylene-responsive transcription factor ERF015-like has product MARVPRGSWVARRRALDRLRRGSAHSAASRNHPQGCTWTGVQERVRGRWAARIRVPGTHTRLWIGRFEQALEAALAYDTALFCFHGPHRLPSPRRFNFPAAPRPKIREDVRATLTRADIKRIAESHARFLANFYVGTLPGVSPAAASPPPPPPPAAAAGADGAAAVANEATATTDGSNGNNCMG; this is encoded by the coding sequence ATGGCGCGGGTGCCGCGGGGCAGTTGGGTGGCGAGGAGGCGGGCGCTGGACCGGCTGCGCCGCGGCAGCGCACACTCGGCGGCCAGTAGGAACCATCCCCAGGGGTGCACGTGGACGGGCGTGCAGGAGCGGGTGCGGGGCCGGTGGGCGGCGCGGATCCGCGTCCCGGGCACCCACACCAGGCTGTGGATCGGCAGGTTCGAGCAGGCCCTGGAGGCGGCGCTCGCCTACGACACCGCGCTCTTCTGCTTCCACGGCCCCCACCGCCTACCCAGCCCGCGCAGGTTCAACTTCCCGGCGGCGCCGCGCCCCAAAATCCGCGAGGACGTGCGCGCCACGCTCACCCGTGCCGACATCAAGCGCATCGCGGAGAGCCACGCCCGCTTCTTGGCCAACTTCTACGTCGGTACGCTGCCCGGCGTCAGCCCTGCAGcagcttcaccaccaccaccaccaccaccggcggcggcggcgggggcagatggtgctgctgctgttgccaACGAAGCAACTGCTACTACTGATGGTAGCAACGGCAACAACTGCATGGGTTAA